A region from the Mucilaginibacter sp. CSA2-8R genome encodes:
- a CDS encoding ABC transporter ATP-binding protein has protein sequence MKTYFRLLSFAKPIEKFAIPYFITTAFAVIFNTLNLALLVPLLQTLFSKGAKPLVQAGAAKPSIFNLNEFFNYYVDLIIHQYGPWGALKFVCGVIVISVFLGNLFRYLSQRTMENLRAHTLLNLRRSVFNNVMDLHMGFFSNERKGDIISKISSDVQVVQYSVTGTLQVIFKEPLQLILYAAALFAISVKLTVYSLLVIPVSAFIISRIVKKLKQQAIALQQTYGVMISYLDEALSGVKIIKAFNAGNFTKDRFNAQNEKYTKIVKSMARRQQAASPVSETLGVSMITALVLYGGYLILTNNDSALTPAAFIGYIAMFSQVTRPAKAISDSFSGIHTGIAAGERVLKLIDERPQIVDAPDAIALNGFNQNIKLDHVTFAYGEKKVLSDINLEIPKGKTIALVGPSGGGKSTLMDLLPRFIEPQSGSVSIDGHDIKEVTMESVRNLMGIVNQESVLFNDTIFNNIAFGKPNTTLEEVQAAARIANAHTFIENTENGYETNVGDRGTKLSGGQKQRICIARAVLANPPLMLLDEATSALDTESEKLVQDALNNLMKNRTSLIIAHRLSTIQNADLIVVLENGRIAEQGNHTELMQKNGLYRKLIDMQSFQGEA, from the coding sequence ATGAAAACATATTTCCGGCTGCTCTCTTTTGCTAAACCCATCGAGAAATTTGCTATCCCCTATTTTATAACTACTGCCTTTGCCGTTATATTTAACACCCTCAATTTAGCATTACTGGTACCGCTGCTGCAAACTTTGTTTTCTAAAGGTGCCAAGCCTTTGGTGCAAGCCGGTGCTGCCAAGCCTTCCATATTTAATCTGAACGAGTTTTTTAATTACTACGTCGACCTTATCATTCACCAATATGGGCCTTGGGGAGCCCTTAAATTTGTATGTGGTGTAATTGTAATTTCTGTTTTTTTGGGTAATTTATTTCGCTACCTATCCCAGCGTACGATGGAAAACCTGCGAGCGCATACTTTGCTTAACCTGCGCCGCTCGGTTTTTAATAATGTAATGGATCTGCACATGGGCTTTTTCAGTAATGAGCGCAAAGGCGATATTATCTCTAAGATTTCTTCTGATGTGCAGGTGGTGCAATATTCAGTTACGGGTACCTTACAAGTAATTTTTAAAGAGCCTTTACAGCTAATTTTATACGCAGCTGCGTTGTTTGCGATCTCTGTAAAATTAACCGTTTACTCGCTGTTAGTTATTCCGGTTTCGGCATTTATCATATCTCGAATTGTAAAAAAATTAAAGCAACAGGCTATTGCACTGCAGCAAACCTATGGCGTAATGATTAGTTATCTTGACGAAGCCTTATCGGGTGTAAAAATTATTAAAGCGTTTAATGCAGGCAACTTTACCAAAGACCGCTTTAACGCCCAGAACGAAAAATATACCAAAATTGTTAAATCAATGGCCAGGCGGCAGCAGGCAGCCTCACCTGTATCAGAAACCTTAGGTGTGAGTATGATTACAGCACTTGTGCTATACGGCGGCTATCTTATTTTGACTAATAACGACTCCGCGTTAACTCCCGCTGCCTTTATTGGTTACATTGCTATGTTTTCGCAGGTAACCAGGCCCGCTAAAGCTATTTCAGATTCGTTTAGCGGTATACATACCGGTATTGCAGCCGGCGAAAGGGTATTAAAATTAATTGACGAAAGGCCACAAATTGTTGATGCCCCTGATGCGATTGCCTTAAATGGCTTTAATCAAAACATTAAACTGGACCATGTTACCTTTGCTTACGGCGAAAAAAAGGTTTTGAGCGATATTAACCTCGAAATACCTAAAGGTAAAACTATTGCCCTGGTCGGCCCATCGGGCGGTGGCAAGTCAACCCTGATGGATTTACTGCCCCGCTTTATTGAACCGCAAAGCGGATCGGTAAGTATTGACGGCCATGATATTAAAGAGGTAACCATGGAATCGGTGCGAAACTTAATGGGCATTGTAAACCAGGAGTCTGTCTTGTTTAATGATACTATATTTAATAATATCGCCTTTGGTAAACCCAACACTACTTTAGAAGAAGTGCAGGCAGCTGCCCGCATTGCCAATGCACATACCTTTATAGAAAATACTGAAAATGGTTATGAAACCAACGTGGGCGACCGCGGTACTAAACTTTCGGGCGGACAAAAACAACGTATCTGTATTGCTCGCGCAGTATTGGCCAACCCACCGTTAATGCTGTTAGACGAAGCTACTTCGGCTTTAGATACTGAATCAGAAAAACTGGTACAGGATGCGTTAAACAACTTGATGAAAAACCGCACATCGCTCATTATTGCGCACAGGTTAAGCACCATACAAAACGCCGACCTGATTGTAGTTTTAGAAAACGGCCGCATAGCCGAGCAAGGCAACCATACCGAACTGATGCAAAAAAACGGGCTGTACCGCAAGTTGATTGATATGCAGTCGTTTCAGGGCGAGGCATAA
- a CDS encoding glycoside hydrolase family 3 N-terminal domain-containing protein: MRLFLSAALLLAAAHATFAQQQSSFISTLSEQNHWVDSVFSKMNRRQKVAQLFFIRAHTNKGKAYADSVANVIKHEQPGGLVFFQGGPVRQAALSNQYQQLAHIPLLIAMDGEWGLGMRLDSTLSYPYQMTLGAIQDDKLLNQMGQQVAYDFKRLGMHLNFAPVVDINNNPNNPVINYRSFGDNKYKVALKSIAYMQGMQQGGLLTTAKHFPGHGDTNVDSHYDLPQLNFTRTRLDTLEEYPFKQVIQAGISGIMVAHMSIPALDTTKNLPSSLSRPIITTLLKDSLGFKGLVVSDAMEMKGVVKYFPEGEADLKAFIAGNDILELSENSWRAIKKIKKAIRQHLVAEAELDAKVKKVLAAKYWVGLNHYQPTDLQNISENLNREPAKELIQELSNAAITLLQDNGLIQRLNFEQKTALVSIGTATNTTFQLELAKTFANNTLFNIDKNASASDVAKVLNEVKSYGQIMVGVHDMRLRPQSKLDFSTAVKDGITQLATSPNAAISLFANPYSIATLPGIEKASALIAAYQKDDGMQRAAAKVLSRQLTPSGKLPVTVNTIFVNGSGIGQSKQAL, translated from the coding sequence GTGAGATTATTTTTAAGTGCAGCATTGCTTTTGGCAGCTGCCCATGCCACTTTTGCACAGCAGCAAAGCAGTTTTATATCAACATTAAGCGAGCAAAACCATTGGGTAGACTCGGTTTTCAGTAAAATGAACCGCAGGCAAAAAGTAGCCCAATTGTTTTTTATACGCGCTCATACCAACAAAGGCAAAGCTTACGCCGACTCAGTAGCTAATGTTATTAAGCACGAACAACCGGGCGGGCTGGTATTTTTTCAAGGCGGCCCGGTAAGGCAGGCGGCTTTAAGCAACCAGTATCAACAATTAGCTCATATCCCTTTACTTATTGCCATGGATGGTGAGTGGGGATTGGGCATGCGGCTGGACTCTACCCTTTCATACCCATACCAAATGACTTTGGGCGCTATACAGGACGACAAACTGTTAAACCAAATGGGGCAGCAGGTAGCTTATGATTTTAAGCGCCTGGGTATGCATTTAAACTTTGCACCGGTAGTTGATATTAATAATAACCCGAATAATCCGGTAATTAATTACCGCTCTTTTGGCGACAACAAATACAAAGTAGCATTAAAATCTATCGCTTATATGCAGGGCATGCAGCAGGGCGGGCTTTTAACCACGGCCAAGCATTTTCCGGGTCATGGTGATACTAACGTAGATTCGCATTATGACTTGCCGCAACTCAACTTTACCCGTACCAGGTTAGATACTTTAGAAGAATATCCGTTTAAGCAGGTTATTCAGGCTGGCATAAGCGGCATCATGGTGGCACACATGAGCATCCCGGCATTAGATACTACTAAAAACTTACCATCCTCGCTTTCGCGGCCCATTATTACCACTTTGCTCAAAGACTCATTAGGTTTTAAAGGCTTGGTTGTATCTGATGCTATGGAGATGAAAGGAGTAGTGAAATATTTTCCGGAAGGCGAAGCCGATTTAAAAGCCTTTATAGCTGGCAATGACATTTTAGAGTTGTCTGAAAACTCGTGGCGCGCCATCAAGAAAATTAAAAAGGCAATCCGGCAGCATTTGGTTGCCGAGGCCGAACTGGATGCTAAAGTTAAAAAAGTATTGGCAGCCAAATATTGGGTGGGCTTAAACCATTACCAACCGACGGATTTGCAGAACATCTCTGAAAACTTAAACCGCGAACCTGCTAAAGAATTAATTCAGGAATTAAGTAATGCGGCAATAACTTTATTGCAGGATAACGGCCTGATACAGCGCCTCAACTTTGAGCAGAAAACAGCCCTGGTGAGCATTGGCACCGCCACCAACACCACGTTTCAATTAGAGCTGGCTAAAACGTTTGCCAATAATACTTTATTTAACATCGATAAAAATGCATCGGCCAGTGATGTTGCCAAAGTGTTAAATGAAGTAAAAAGCTATGGCCAGATTATGGTTGGTGTACATGATATGCGCTTGCGCCCGCAAAGCAAATTAGATTTTAGCACCGCGGTTAAAGATGGCATTACACAACTGGCTACATCTCCCAATGCAGCAATCAGTCTTTTTGCTAATCCTTACAGCATAGCTACTTTGCCTGGTATCGAAAAAGCCAGCGCTTTAATAGCTGCTTATCAAAAAGATGATGGCATGCAGCGTGCAGCAGCTAAAGTATTAAGCCGGCAGTTAACGCCATCAGGTAAATTACCAGTTACAGTGAATACCATTTTTGTAAATGGCAGTGGTATAGGTCAGTCTAAGCAAGCATTATGA
- a CDS encoding porin family protein — MKKLLLAAMVLLIVGTADAQRRHGYRRQRVADDYYRPRVGLTGGLNIANTISSRNSDFSTNTKLGANVGLFVDVPIAYPLSFQPEILYSQKGYRANTVYGDFAQRANFIDVPLLLKLKLAPAFNVLVGPQISFLMNTRNTYYDGFNVIQQDRYTYNGDKTFIGGVAGVSIDLNRNVELRGRYNIDFRENNPNGSSGVPAFRNQVWQVGLGFKF, encoded by the coding sequence ATGAAAAAATTATTACTTGCAGCCATGGTGCTGCTGATAGTTGGAACCGCTGACGCACAGCGTCGCCATGGTTACCGCAGACAGCGCGTAGCTGACGATTATTATCGTCCGAGGGTGGGTTTAACAGGCGGGTTAAATATTGCCAATACCATCAGTTCCCGAAATTCAGATTTTAGTACCAACACCAAGTTAGGCGCTAACGTAGGTTTGTTTGTAGATGTGCCTATCGCTTACCCGCTGTCTTTCCAGCCCGAGATTTTATACTCGCAAAAAGGCTACCGTGCTAATACTGTTTACGGCGATTTTGCACAACGTGCTAATTTTATTGATGTGCCTTTGTTACTTAAGTTAAAGCTGGCCCCGGCATTTAATGTTTTGGTTGGTCCGCAGATATCTTTCCTGATGAATACCCGTAACACCTATTATGATGGATTTAATGTTATTCAGCAAGACCGTTACACTTACAACGGCGACAAAACCTTCATCGGCGGTGTGGCAGGTGTATCTATTGATTTAAACCGTAATGTTGAATTGCGCGGACGTTATAATATTGATTTTCGTGAAAACAATCCTAATGGCAGCTCGGGTGTACCTGCGTTCAGAAACCAGGTTTGGCAAGTGGGCTTAGGCTTTAAATTCTAA